Below is a window of Mucilaginibacter terrenus DNA.
GAACACGTTGTTTATAATAGCAAGCCGTAAAGTTAAGCAGTTGCAGCTTATTAACGGCAGGCTTTTTTATTTACGGTGTGGTGTTTACTGGCGAAAAGAAGCAGAAATTACAACCAGTCAAAACGATAAGCAGCCCTTATGCCCAGTACCTTTATACGTGAGCTGCCCCAGTCTTCGTAACGCAGCGAAAAATCTATACTGCTGCGATTTTTCATAGGCACCATTAAACCAGGCCCAAGCGCAATAACTGCATATTTGCGTTTAGCGTAATTGGTTTCTATAGATATACCACCTTCACCTTCAAAGTATAAGCCATCTCCAAGGAAGTATTTTACCCCGGCCTTTACAGGTATAAAAGCACCAGCTTTATTAGGGCCTTCCTCGGTACGATAAGCATCTTTAACACGAAGTATTTGGTATCCCCCGGCTGCAGTTACACTCAGGTTTTCGCCGATGGGGTATTCTCCTTTGATAGAGGCACCTGCACCAACAGTGAAAAACTCGTTCCGGATAGCTACAGGCATGTCCAGGCCAATACTAAAAGCTTTATTGTTGTCCTGTTGATACGTATAGTTTTGCGCTTGCAACGAAGAGCAAAAACAAAAACATGTAAAAAGTAGGGCTAGGATTTTTTTCATATTAACAACAAAGCGTTGATTTGGACGTAAACTTACGAAAATGATTGCATTGCTTTTGTGATAATCAAAAAAAACGTCACCAGGCCAGTCGGTAGGCTACCCTCAGGGCAGTTTGTTTAAGCCGGCCGCTACCCCAGTTCTCGTATTTAAGGCCAACATCAAACCCCGTATGCTTACCGGTAGAGAACAGAAAACCAGGACCAACAGAAAAGGCAAAGAGCTTATCCTTGTTGTAATTGGTCTCTATCGCGGTGCCTGCCTCACCTTCTAAATAAAAACCTTCGGACAGGTAATATTTTGCGCCCGCTTTTAATGGTATATAGCCGGAAGGATCCTGCGATCTGGTGCTGCCTATGAGTGCACTTTTGTAGTAAAAGCTGGTGTAACCAGCAGTAACAGTAAGGCTTATGGATTGGCTAATAGGCACTTCGGCCTTACCGGAGCCACCAAAACCAATGTTGTAAATACTGTTTGTGGGGAAACCGAGGTCCAGGCCTATCCCAAACGCATTAGATGTAACCTTTTGCCCAAATGCGGTGACGGAAAAGAAAATTAATATTAAGGGTAGACAGTACTTCATAGCTTACAAAAGATAATGAGCCAAAGTAATACTTTGCCGATACATCTTAAATATAAATTGAAGTAAAACAAACAGGCCGCCCTTTGAGAGCGGCCTGTTTATATTGTAATTGGCTTAACTTAGAAGCTGATACCTAAACGAAGCGCAACCTGGCTGGTTGTACCGTTCTTTGACCAACCTTCGTAACGAACGCCAACGTCAAAGCCGCCATCGAAAGTGTAACCTAGGCCGGGTGCGTAGGCAAAGCCTGTCCCGCCGCCACTTTGTGTACTGAACACAGCGCCTAATTGACCTTCGCCATAAAAGCCTTGATCGAAGTAATGTTTAATACCAGCCTTCAATGGAACAAAACCAGCGCCTTTCTCGCCTGATACAGCTTTTCCGAAATCATTATAAAAGAACCTTGTATAGCCGCCAGAGATGGTAAAGAAAGTACCAGTAGCAATTGGCAGATCGTACTTTAGATCAAGGCCGCCTGCGAATGAGGATACATCGTGAGCGCTGCCAACAGGTAAACCCGCGTTTAAGCCTAAGCTAAATTTACCGGTTTCGCTGCTTGATTGTGCAAAACATGTGCTTGCTGCGCCTACTACAAACAGGATAGCAAATAGAATTTTTTTCATGACAATGGTTTTTTGAATTATAAATATTTGTTCTGAAACAGTGTTATCGGTCAATTTGTTTTTTTGAACGATAACCTCTCCCGGCAGGGTACCGCTGCCAGCTTGTTTCGGACAAAATGACGCCCAACCATACCCTGATGTTACAGCGTGGGATGAAAAAACTTAAAATAGAAGATTAACTAATTGGTTGTAAGCCGATTTATTTCGCTACAATTTGGTTGGTAAGTTCGATGAAAATACCCTCCAGCGACTTATTATTATTCGCTAACCTGATGTTACTTAAACTATCATTAGCTACAATTTCCCCTTTGTTGATAATTATAACGCGGTTGCAAACTGCCTCTACCTCCTGCATAATATGGGTAGATAGTACTACTGTTTTGGTTTTACCCAAGTCGGTTATCAACTGGCGGATGCCAATAAGCTGGTTAGGATCAAGGCCGGAGGTTGGCTCGTCTAGTATAAGCACCTTTGGGTCGTGCAGTATAGCCTGTGCCAGCCCTACACGCTGCCGGTAACCTTTTGATAGCTGTGCTATTTTCTTGTGCTGCTCCGGCCCAAGCCCGGTAAGCTCTATAACTTCAGCAATGCGCTTTTGAGGATTGTGCAGCTGATGTATGCCTGCGGTAAATCCAAGCGCTTCCTTAACATACATCTCGGTGTATAGCGGGTTACTCTCGGGCAGGTAACCAATATTCCTCTTAACCTCTAAAGGCTGTTGGCCAATGTCAAACCCGCATACAGATGCAGCGCCACTTGTGGGCGGTATAAAGCAGGTAAGCATTTTCATGGTGGTAGATTTCCCTGCGCCATTCGGCCCTAAAAAACCAAGCACACCTGTATCGGCAGAAAAAGATATGCCATCAACAGCTTTCTGGTGGCCATAAATTTTGGTGAGTGTATCTACCTTAATGCTCATAACTTCAAAGTTAGATAAATAGTCGGAAAGTACCGAAGTCAGCAAGTCGGAGAAGCAAAAAGTCAAGTCTGAAAAGCAGCACTGTCCGACTTTTCTCCCTGAACTTCGTTAACTTTTGGACTTCGGACTTTCCGACTCCACGACTTTTTAACTTTAATACTAAAAACTATCTTTGCCGCACTATGAGTAATACCACCGAAGACATTTTTAAGAATGTTATTGCACATGCCAAGGAGTATGGCTTTGTTTTTCCGTCCAGCGAGATCTATGATGGCCTCAGCGCCGTTTACGACTACGGCCAAAATGGTTCGGAATTAAAGAACAACCTGAAAACCTACTGGTGGAAGGCCATGGTGCAGATGAACGATAATATTGTTGGTATAGACTCCGCCATATTTATGCACCCAACCATCTGGAAAGCAAGCGGTCACGTAGACGGCTTCAGCGACCCGATGATTGATAATAAAGACAGCAAAAAACGTTACCGGGCAGACCAATTACTGGAGGACCGTATAGCCAGCTTAGACGAAGAAGGCAAAACCAGCGAAGCTGAAGAGTTACAGTTGGAAATGGACAACGCTTTAAAAGCCGAGAACCTGCCCCGTTTACGCGAACTCATAATTGAGCAGAATATTAAATGCCCGGTTAGCGGCACTGCCAACTGGACAGATGTACGCCAGTTTAACCTGATGTTCAGCACCCAGGTAGGCGCCATTGCTGATGAATCGGACACCATTTACCTGCGCCCGGAAACTGCACAGGGTATTTTTGTTAATTACCTTAACGTTCAAAAATCCGGCAGGATGAAGATCCCTTTTGGTATTGCCCAAATTGGTAAGGCATTCCGCAACGAGGTGATCGCCCGCCAGTTCATCATCCGCATGCGTGAGTTTGAGCAAATGGAGATGCAGTTCTTTGTTCGCCCGGGCACACAGCGCGAGTGGTTTGACAAGTGGAAAGAAACCCGCCTGAAATGGCACCTTGCCCTTGGCACAGCTCCTGAAAAGTACCGCTACCACGAACATACCAAGCTGGCACATTATGCTGATGCCGCGTACGACATAGAGTTTAACTTTCCGTTCGGCTTTAAAGAGGTTGAAGGCATACACAGCCGTACTGACTTTGATTTGAGCCAACACGAGAAGTTCTCACGCAAGAAAATGCAATACTTCGACCCGGAAGTTGACCCGGAAACAGGCAAACCTTACGGTAATTACGTGCCATACGTAATAGAGACTTCGATAGGGCTTGACCGTATGTTCCTGCTTACGCTGATCAACGCTTACGAAGAAGAAGACCTGAGCACTGAAGAAAGACAGGACAGCCGTACCGTGCTGCGCCTGCACCCTTGCCTGGCACCAGTTAAGGCAGCTATATTCCCGCTAACCAAGAAAGATGGCCTGCCGGAAAAAGCCCGCGAGATAATGGATAGCCTTAAACTCGATTTCAACCTGCAATACGAAGAAAAGGATGCTATCGGCAAGCGTTACCGCCGCCAGGATGCAATCGGCACGCCTTTCTGTATTACGGTTGACCATCAAACATTAGAAGATAACACCGTTACCATCCGCCACCGCGATACCATGGCACAGGAACGTGTTCCTGCCGACCAGCTGGATAAGATTATTGGCGATCTGGTAAGCTGGAAGAACGTTTTATAGTCATTTCTGCTTACTAAATATAAAATAAGGCCTGCAGCGATGCGGGCTTTATTATTATATTCCGGACGCTACATTATTCATCAGCAATTATTCAAACTCATTATAAAAAGCAAAATATTAGGTATATTAATCTTTAAGAATATATCTTTATCCCTCAAGTTTAATAATTTGTTTGATATTGAAGCCGGCACTGATATTAGTTGTTATCATAAACATAATTAGCACGCATGCGCTTGCCTATCAACCGGCTCAATCTGTTAATAAACTTAAGGCCAAATTACTTGCGAAAGGGAAGCAAACTGATACCGCTGCTGTAAACATCCTTAATACCATTGCTGAAGAGTTTTACGAAAGCGCACCTGATAGTACAGTGCATTATGCAGAAAACGCATTTGCAATTGCAAACAAGCTCAACTATACCCGTGGTAAAGCAGACGCGTACGTGCAGCTAGCATCCGTTAATAACTTCCGAGGCCAATATGCTGCAGGTACGGTAAATTACAATAAAGCACTGCAACTGTATCGCTCGAATAAAGACCAACTTGGTGTAAGTAAAGCGTTCATGGGCCTGGGCAGCATTCAGGATTATCTTGGCAACTACACCGTAGCGCTAAATTACTACGAAAAGGCTCTTGCAATACGCAAGCAGTTGGGCAATCAACAGGAAGTGGCTAATAGTTATGCTATTATAGGTATTACTTATGATAATAAGGGGCAGTTCACAAAAGCGCTCGACAACTATTTCAAGTCGTTGAATATTGATCTAAAGCTTAATAACCATCTTGCAGCTGCGGACAATTATTGCAATATCGGTGTGGTAATGCAGCATCTGGAGCTTTGGGACAAAGCGATGGATTACTTCAACAAAGCAAATGCTTTGTGGCTGCGCTTGGACGATAAGCAGGGTATAAGTACCATCAGCCAGAACATTGGCGAGGTGCTGATGTCGCAAAAGAAGTTTAATGAGGCAAATACTTACTTTCAAAAGGCACTTAAAGATTACCTGATCCTGGGCGACCAGGACGGCATAAGCCTGGTGTATTATGATCTCGGTATAGTAAATTATCATCTGCAAAAAACTGATTCAGCTATATTTTATCTCAAGAAGTCACTCGAGTCGGCAACTGCAAACAACATTCAGTATAACATGGCCTATGCCTACGAAGGTTTGGCACTTGTTTACAATCTGGAAAAGAGATATTCCGAAGCATACGCTCACGCGCTTTCGGCTCAGAAACTTGCCGGCAAACTACAAAGCCTGAATACACAAGCCGATGCTACACTGCAGGTAAGCAACGCATTGGCTGGTTTAAAGCAATTTGATAAAGCTTACGAGCAGCATCGCCTTTATACAAGCCTGCGTGATAGCTTAAAAAACGACGAAACGCTGCAAAAATTCGCTTCTTACAACATGGCGATAGACTTTGAGAACAGTCAAAGGAAAGCCGTAGTTAAAGAGGCTCAACTGGTAAAGAAAATAGAGCAGCAACGGGTTGCAAACACCATCTACGCAATAGTAATTGTGATTATTACCATTATGATGATCATCTATTACAATGCTAAACGTAAACAGCTAAAAGCAAATGCCATGCTTGCCGAAAAAAATAGGGAAGTGCTTGAGCAAGCAGAAGAACTTAACGGACTAAATACGCTTAAAGACAGGCTCATTAGCATACTGGCACATGACCTGCGTGCACCGCTTAGTACGTTAAGGGGAATGTTTACGCTGCTAACCCAACATGATATTACGCCGGAGGAATTTGCCGAGATGGTCCCTTTAGTATCTGGCAAACTGGAACATACCTCCGATTTCCTGGACACCCTCCTCTTTTGGATAAACAGCCAGGTGGATAACATTACGGATACGACCAAAAACTTCTGTTTAAGTGATGTAGTGAAAGTTGAATTGGAGACTTTACAAGATCAGTTAAAGCAAAAAAACATAACCGCCATCAACTCTGTAACAACCGGGCACGTGGTTATGGCAGACCCCAATTCGATAAGGATAGTGGTACACAACTTTCTTACTAATTCTATCAAGTTCTCGCATGAGAACAGCTTAATAGAAATCAAGGCTCAAGTTATAAACGGCGAAGTACTATTTATGGTGAAAGACCATGGCATTGGAATGAGTACCGATCAATTAGGTAAACTGTTTAAGCGCAAAGTGGAAAGTCAACCAGGTACAAAAAATGAGCGTGGTACGGGCATGGGCTTAATCTTTTGTAAGGACCTTGTTGAGAAGTATAACGGCAGGATATGGGCCAAAAGCGATCTTAATGCCGGCACCGAGTTGGGTTTCGCGCTCGCTTCCGCGTCATCGGTGGTAGAGAATTCACCTAAACTGGTGTAAGTTAACCTTTTGTAAACTTGCATTCATACCAAAACAATTTTAGCCCTTATAGCCTTGTGTGTTAAGCTACCAGGCTACTCAAAATGGGAATTAAAATAAAGGATCAACCTTTTTACATACAAAGCACAGCCGTGCTATTCGGGCTCGTATTAGTTGTTTACGCGTTAGCAACACTCAGCGAGATACTTATACCACTTGCATTTGCCGCATTCCTGGCGATACTGCTTAACCCACTTGCAAACCGTATGCAGAAATGGGGGGTACCAAGGGTACTTTCAATTGTACTGGCATTGTCTGTAGCGTTTATTACTGTAGCTTTAGTATTCTATTTCCTGTCTACCCAGATCATCCAGTTTGGAGATTCACTTCCTATGCTTAAGCAAAAGCTTGGCGAGGTCACCATTACTGTAAAGCAATGGATAAATACCACCTTTGGCGTTCCTATAACCAAACAGGACCAAATGGTAAAGGAAGCACTAAACAACAGCCAGGCTATGTTAGGCAAAACTTTGGGTGGCTTGCTGGGAACACTTGCTATTGTATTCCTGTTGCCGGTTTACATATTCTTCATGCTGCTTTACAAGACATTGATCCTGAATTTCCTGTACGAAGTTTTTGCCGAAGAAAACTCTACCAAGGTAAGTGAGGTACTTAAAGAGACAAAAGGTGCCATCCAAAGCTATATAGTTGGCTTGTTGATAGAAATGATAATTGTAGCTGCCATGAACTCGCTGGCACTGGTACTATTAGGTGTAAAGTATGGTATTCTGATAGGATGCATTGGTGCTATACTTAACCTGATCCCCTATCTGGGAGGTATTATAGCTATCGCTTTACCGGTGTTAATGGCAACCGTTACCAAGGATGGCTTTTCAACACAGCTGGGTGTGATAGGTGCGTATATAGTTATCCAGTTTATAGATAACAATATATTAGTACCAAGAATCGTATCGTCCAAGGTTCAGATAAACGCCTTAATGTCAATAGTTGTGGTACTGCTGGGCAATCAGCTATGGGGCCTGTCGGGTATGTTCCTGTCTATTCCTTTTGTAGCAGTACTAAAGATCATTTTCGACCGTATAGAGGAACTGAAACCGTGGGGTAAACTTCTCGGTGATAACATTCCCACTCGGCACATGGGAGAAATGCTTCGAAACAGGTTAAAAAGAAAGGCAGTATTGCCTCAAAACCAGCAGCCTTAAACAAAGATCAAAAAAAGACCCATGACATTATGGGCCTTTTTTTGATGATAATAGTGATTAGTGACTGACAGGATTGTCTCCTTTGTTTAGCGTACCGTTGGTAAACAATAAAGGGTTCACCTTTTTGGTATCTCCCTGGTATACCCAAACAATATTACCTATGTACTTGCGGAATGCGTCACTCACCTGTGCCGTGGTGAGTTTTTTTACTTCATCAACAAGCGTTATCGAACGCATCCAGTTGTTGTGCAGCACCTCGTTAGAAATAAGTGATGCAGCCTGTGCTTCGTTGGTTTCGTTCTTATAATAAAAACCTGTGAGGTAAGTGACTTTCATATTTGCTACTTCATCATTAGCAAAGCCTTTTGATTTTATGCCGTCTACCAGTTTATCAAATACGGCTATGTATTTGTCGGGCTGCGTAGTTGATACGGAAAATCTAGCTGTAGCGGTGGTGCCGGTACTGAACCAGGCCTGAGGAGCATAAGACAGGCCATTGTTGGTGCGTATATCCAAAAAATGTTTATCAGCAAAAATGCGCATTGCCACATTAAAGGCGTTATAATCCGGGGTACCGGGTGCCGGGCCGCTGGTAATTCCTTCTACATAATTTGTTGCCAGATCGCGTTTTTCAGACGAAAATGTGTTTTTATAAACACGGAAAAACTCCTTCTTAGGTGTAAAAGGAGTGCCTTGTTTAACACCGGCCAGCATTGCAGCTATTTTAGCCTCTATATCTGCCCTTGGCAGGTCGGCCACAACAACGATCACCATTCTTGACCTGGTAAGTATTTTATTGTAGTATGCCTTTGTTTCAGCAGCGGTAAGCGCCTGTAAGATAGCCACGGTACCATCCGGGTCTTTAGCATAGTCACGTCCTTTAAATGCCACTTTATCGGCGTATTTATCTATAGCTGCATCGGGCTGCGCATCGTTAGATTTCAGGTTGTTTATGGCGTCCTGTTTTATCCGCTCAAACTCTTTGGGGTTAAAGGCTGGCTGCGTAATAGCTTCGGCATAAAGCGGCCAAACTGTATTAAAATCGCTTTTGATACAGTTCATACTAATCAAAGCATAATCTTTAGTATCATAACCATATACCTGTGCGCTTACTTTATCAAGCGCATTCTTAAATGTATTTTTATCATGTTTTAGTGTTCCGCATTCGGTAAGTGCATTAATCGCCATAGATTCAATACCCATCTTTTCGGCAGGATAGTTTTGCACACCGCCCTTTATAGCAGTTTGTACGACCACAATATCGTTACCGCTTGGCTGTACAATAACCTTTACACCGCTAACTATAGTTTCATAAGGCTTATTTTGCGCCTTAGCAGTACCGGCGCCAATTATAGCTGCTATTGCAAGCAGCCCTAATAATTTTATCTTTTTCATGTCGTGTGTACTGTTACAGGTTATTTAGCTTTAAAATAGGCATTTACATTGCTGGCTTTTGCCATTTCGGGGTTGATAACCATGCCTGCTACAAAAGGCTTGTTGGTTATATATCCGTTAACATACTTAGCTATGTCAGCACGGGTAACCTTCTGGTAATTATCAGTTAGGTTGGTACCATAATCAAGGGAAGTACTGCACCACATAAAGCTTAACTGACTTGGCAGGCTTGATGGCTTTTCCATTTCGCGGCTATGGTTACGCAGCAATATGGCTTTTGCGTCGGTTAACTGTTCATCGGTATAGTAATCGGGTTTATTCCACTGGCTCACCTGGTTCGTAACTTCGGTATAACATTCTTTTAGCTTATTCGGGTTAGGCACCACAAATAAGGTTATAGCGCCTGTATAGTGGCTGGTGGTATAGCTTACACTAGCGCTGGAAGCTAAGCCTTTATCAACAAGGGCTTGCTGCAATTTTGATGAGTTTAGCCCTAAAATGGTCGAGAATACATCCGCAGCTACAGTTGATGCCGAATCGATAACGTAAGCTGGCCCTTGCCAGGCAACTTCCATGTAGGGTGTTTGAGCTATTGTGGTTTCCTTTACTATCCACTGGCTTTTATCAAGTGGTTTAAAGGGCGGTATTGGGTACTTCTCATGAGGGTTAAAGCCACTGCTGGCCCAGTTGCCAAAAATATCCTCCGCTTTCTTAAATGCGTCCTCGTGCTTTACGTCCCCGCAGATGGTAAGCAAGCTATTATTGGGGAAGTAGTACTTATCTTTGATGATCATCATCTTTTCAGGCGTAGCTGTGTTGATAATCTCGTGTACACCAATCGGCATCTTACGGGTGATCAGGTCCCCCCAAAGGCCTTTGCTTACTTCATAGTATAACTGAAAATACGGGCTGCTCTCTGCGCGCTGAAACTCACCGTCGACTACGGGCCGCTCCTTTTTCATATCTTCTTCCCGGTATATAGGAAAACGTATAGCGGCATTCATAAACTTAAGGCCTGCGTTCAGGCTGTCTTTGTCGAAAGTAAAAAAGTAGTTTACCCGCTCTACATCGGTAGTGCCGTTCCAAATGGCGCCAAGTTCCTGCGTACGCTTCAGGAACTTCTCCTGGTCGGGATAATCCTTGTTGGCTTTAAAGAACATGTGCTCAAAAAGGTGAGAGAGACCGCTATATTCGGGCCCTTCTGTGTAAGCGCCGTTCTTTACGGCGATCTCAATGGTAGCCAGTGGCACTTTGCTGTTCTCGATCACGACAACTTCAAGTCCGTTCGGCAATTTTTTCCAGAAATATCCCTGGGGGAGCTTCGGCTGGGCGACAGCACACACGGAACATAGGATTCCGACTGCGCCAGCGGTTAATAATTTGATAAGTTTGGCCATCATATCTATGGTTTGGTTTTCACCATAAATATAATCAGAAATATTCCAAAACGATGATTATAGTTGTTATTTGAATTGTATGACCACTTTTTTGTTGGACACGTTTTCCAGGAAGGGCTGGAAAATAAGCGAAGCGTTTTTTTGAGCCCGACCGAGCAGGTTCATCTGCCCGGCAGTTGTAAGCATCTTTTTCTCGGCAATTTTATATACATCCTCTACCATAGTTTTAGCTTTATTGGGGAACCAAACACCCGAAACATCATACACCCTTGATTTCTGATGATCAAGTTTTACATAGCAAATTTCCGGTTTTGGCAGTGTAACAGAAACACTGTCCTGGCCGTGCTGTACAATGTCGGCCTTTTTAACTTTTGTAAGATCTATACATGCGGTAACCTCGCCTACAGCAACAAACAACACTCTCGAATCAGGGAGTATAATATGTAGCTCCTTTTTTTCAACTACATCTTTCATTGCATATTTTACAAGTTCAAGTTTCCCCATTGATACTATGCGGGATACCATAACGTCTTCGCTCACTTCTGTCCTTGTTGTGGTAAACTGATGTTTGATGTAGAAAAACAGGAACACCAGGAAGCCGGTAATCACAAGGGCTACCAGCAAAGTAAGCGAAATGCGTGAACGGGACGTTTTAGCATGTTGATGGGTGTAATATAGCTACAACCAAAAACAGCAATGGTTTGTACCATTGCTGTTTACCGCTATATTGTAGCTTTGTTCTTCTTCAGAACTTATTTGAACTTACGCGTATGTAACGTTTAAAGTAATTGGCACGCTTAAAGCTTTAGACACTATACAGCCTGCCTTTGCGCCTTCAGCTACTTCTTTAAATTTAGCTTCGTCAACACCGTCTATTACTGATGCTTTAAGCTCCAGGTGAATGCCTTTAATTTCCAGCGCTTGCATATCCAGATCAAGGATAGCATCAGTAGTAAGGTCGCCTGGTGTAATGCCTTGCTGTGTAAGCGCAGCACCAACTGCCATTGTAAAGCATCCTGCATGAGCTGCAGCTATTAGTTCTTCAGGGTTGGTGCCAATGCCATCGGCAAAGCGGGTTTTAAAAGAATATTGTGTTTTGTTAAGGATAGTGCTTTGAGTGGTTATCTCGCCCTTGCCTTCTTGCAGGGTGCCGTTCCAATGTGCATTTGCTGTACGTTTCATGGTATAATTTTTTATGAGTTTATGCTAAGTTAGTTATCCGCTTAAATAATTAAACAGGTAAGCTGATATTTAATCTGAAGTTTACATTCAGATGCAGTGCTGCATATAAGCTGACGATGTGATTACCATTTAGCCCGCTCGTATTGCAACGGCCATTTAATTTCCTGACCCAATTGATGCGCAGCACGTAGAGGAAAATGCGGATCGCGAAGCAGTTCGCGTGCTAAAAATACCAGATCGGCCTGGCCGGTTGTGATAATAGCATCAGCCTGTTCTGGTGTTGTAATAAGCCCCACAGCACCTGTTGGGATACCTGCCTGCTCTTTAACAGCCTGTGCAAACTCCACCTGGTAACCTGGCTTTAAAGGGATACGAACCCCGGATACATTACCACCGCTGGAGCAATCGATAAAATCTACGCCTTTTTCCTTTAATATTTTCGCCAGCGCTACAGAATCATCTATTGTCCAGCCGCCTTCGGTCCACTCGCTTGCAGATATACGCACAAACAGCGGATATTCCTCCGGCCAAACTTCCTGCACAGCTTCAACGGTTTCCAACACAAAGCGTATCCTGTTCTCAAATGAGCCACCATATTCATCTGTACGAAGGTTGCTTAGTGGCGACAAGAAGGCGTTTAACAAATAGCCATGTGCACCATGTAGTTCAATCACCTTAAACCCGGCTGCAAGCGCACGCACTGTTGCTGATTTAAAATCGTCAATTATCCTTGCTATTTCACGCTTGTCGAGTTCAACCGGCGGCTGCTCCGATGCAGAAAAAGCCACCGGGCTTGGGCCAAGTGTTTGCCAGCCATTTTCGTGCTCGGCAGGTATTTGTGCTCCGCCTGTCCAGGGTTGCGAGTGGCTGGCTTTACGGCCTGCGTGAGCAAGTTGAATGCCTGCTACTGCACCTTGTTTCTCAATAAAATTAGTAATCTCCTTTAACTTTGCAATATGTTCGTCTTTCCATATTCCAAGATCAGCATAAGAAATACGCCCCTCAGGAGATACCGCTGTAGCTTCAGTAATAATTAATCCGGCTCCCCCAATTGCGCGGCTGCCCAGATGTACCAGGTGCCAATTATTAGCAAATCCATCAGTGCTGGAGTACTGGCACATTGGCGACACTACTATCCGGTTACGCAATTCAATACTTTTGATTTTTAAGGGAGAAAAAAGATGCGGCATGTCAGATTGTTTTTTTGCAAATATGAGAAGTAACAACCACAGCAGTCTCACGGTTTTGTAAAATAGGCCTGTGCAGCAG
It encodes the following:
- a CDS encoding glycine--tRNA ligase; protein product: MSNTTEDIFKNVIAHAKEYGFVFPSSEIYDGLSAVYDYGQNGSELKNNLKTYWWKAMVQMNDNIVGIDSAIFMHPTIWKASGHVDGFSDPMIDNKDSKKRYRADQLLEDRIASLDEEGKTSEAEELQLEMDNALKAENLPRLRELIIEQNIKCPVSGTANWTDVRQFNLMFSTQVGAIADESDTIYLRPETAQGIFVNYLNVQKSGRMKIPFGIAQIGKAFRNEVIARQFIIRMREFEQMEMQFFVRPGTQREWFDKWKETRLKWHLALGTAPEKYRYHEHTKLAHYADAAYDIEFNFPFGFKEVEGIHSRTDFDLSQHEKFSRKKMQYFDPEVDPETGKPYGNYVPYVIETSIGLDRMFLLTLINAYEEEDLSTEERQDSRTVLRLHPCLAPVKAAIFPLTKKDGLPEKAREIMDSLKLDFNLQYEEKDAIGKRYRRQDAIGTPFCITVDHQTLEDNTVTIRHRDTMAQERVPADQLDKIIGDLVSWKNVL
- a CDS encoding AI-2E family transporter encodes the protein MGIKIKDQPFYIQSTAVLFGLVLVVYALATLSEILIPLAFAAFLAILLNPLANRMQKWGVPRVLSIVLALSVAFITVALVFYFLSTQIIQFGDSLPMLKQKLGEVTITVKQWINTTFGVPITKQDQMVKEALNNSQAMLGKTLGGLLGTLAIVFLLPVYIFFMLLYKTLILNFLYEVFAEENSTKVSEVLKETKGAIQSYIVGLLIEMIIVAAMNSLALVLLGVKYGILIGCIGAILNLIPYLGGIIAIALPVLMATVTKDGFSTQLGVIGAYIVIQFIDNNILVPRIVSSKVQINALMSIVVVLLGNQLWGLSGMFLSIPFVAVLKIIFDRIEELKPWGKLLGDNIPTRHMGEMLRNRLKRKAVLPQNQQP
- a CDS encoding tetratricopeptide repeat-containing sensor histidine kinase produces the protein MKPALILVVIINIISTHALAYQPAQSVNKLKAKLLAKGKQTDTAAVNILNTIAEEFYESAPDSTVHYAENAFAIANKLNYTRGKADAYVQLASVNNFRGQYAAGTVNYNKALQLYRSNKDQLGVSKAFMGLGSIQDYLGNYTVALNYYEKALAIRKQLGNQQEVANSYAIIGITYDNKGQFTKALDNYFKSLNIDLKLNNHLAAADNYCNIGVVMQHLELWDKAMDYFNKANALWLRLDDKQGISTISQNIGEVLMSQKKFNEANTYFQKALKDYLILGDQDGISLVYYDLGIVNYHLQKTDSAIFYLKKSLESATANNIQYNMAYAYEGLALVYNLEKRYSEAYAHALSAQKLAGKLQSLNTQADATLQVSNALAGLKQFDKAYEQHRLYTSLRDSLKNDETLQKFASYNMAIDFENSQRKAVVKEAQLVKKIEQQRVANTIYAIVIVIITIMMIIYYNAKRKQLKANAMLAEKNREVLEQAEELNGLNTLKDRLISILAHDLRAPLSTLRGMFTLLTQHDITPEEFAEMVPLVSGKLEHTSDFLDTLLFWINSQVDNITDTTKNFCLSDVVKVELETLQDQLKQKNITAINSVTTGHVVMADPNSIRIVVHNFLTNSIKFSHENSLIEIKAQVINGEVLFMVKDHGIGMSTDQLGKLFKRKVESQPGTKNERGTGMGLIFCKDLVEKYNGRIWAKSDLNAGTELGFALASASSVVENSPKLV
- a CDS encoding transporter; the protein is MKKILALLFTCFCFCSSLQAQNYTYQQDNNKAFSIGLDMPVAIRNEFFTVGAGASIKGEYPIGENLSVTAAGGYQILRVKDAYRTEEGPNKAGAFIPVKAGVKYFLGDGLYFEGEGGISIETNYAKRKYAVIALGPGLMVPMKNRSSIDFSLRYEDWGSSRIKVLGIRAAYRFDWL
- a CDS encoding M16 family metallopeptidase, translated to MKKIKLLGLLAIAAIIGAGTAKAQNKPYETIVSGVKVIVQPSGNDIVVVQTAIKGGVQNYPAEKMGIESMAINALTECGTLKHDKNTFKNALDKVSAQVYGYDTKDYALISMNCIKSDFNTVWPLYAEAITQPAFNPKEFERIKQDAINNLKSNDAQPDAAIDKYADKVAFKGRDYAKDPDGTVAILQALTAAETKAYYNKILTRSRMVIVVVADLPRADIEAKIAAMLAGVKQGTPFTPKKEFFRVYKNTFSSEKRDLATNYVEGITSGPAPGTPDYNAFNVAMRIFADKHFLDIRTNNGLSYAPQAWFSTGTTATARFSVSTTQPDKYIAVFDKLVDGIKSKGFANDEVANMKVTYLTGFYYKNETNEAQAASLISNEVLHNNWMRSITLVDEVKKLTTAQVSDAFRKYIGNIVWVYQGDTKKVNPLLFTNGTLNKGDNPVSH
- a CDS encoding ATP-binding cassette domain-containing protein, whose amino-acid sequence is MSIKVDTLTKIYGHQKAVDGISFSADTGVLGFLGPNGAGKSTTMKMLTCFIPPTSGAASVCGFDIGQQPLEVKRNIGYLPESNPLYTEMYVKEALGFTAGIHQLHNPQKRIAEVIELTGLGPEQHKKIAQLSKGYRQRVGLAQAILHDPKVLILDEPTSGLDPNQLIGIRQLITDLGKTKTVVLSTHIMQEVEAVCNRVIIINKGEIVANDSLSNIRLANNNKSLEGIFIELTNQIVAK